A single region of the bacterium genome encodes:
- a CDS encoding DUF2892 domain-containing protein — MTLHRILRLVAGAFVLLSLALAHFVSPNWLWFTAFVGLNLLQSAFTGWCPLITILKKAGVPETRDAGPR; from the coding sequence ATGACACTCCACCGGATCCTGCGGCTCGTGGCCGGCGCCTTCGTGCTGCTGAGCCTGGCCCTGGCCCACTTCGTCAGTCCCAACTGGTTGTGGTTCACGGCCTTCGTCGGTCTGAACCTGCTCCAGTCGGCCTTCACCGGCTGGTGCCCCCTGATCACGATACTCAAGAAGGCCGGCGTCCCGGAGACTCGCGACGCGGGTCCCCGCTAG
- the ispH gene encoding 4-hydroxy-3-methylbut-2-enyl diphosphate reductase (catalyzes the conversion of 1-hydroxy-2-methyl-2-(E)-butenyl 4-diphosphate into isopentenyl diphosphate (IPP) and dimethylallyl diphosphate (DMAPP); functions in the nonmevalonate isoprenoid biosynthesis pathway) produces MSPSSQERTLLVAGPRGFCAGVERAIAIVEQLLPLVEGPLHVRKEIVHNRAVV; encoded by the coding sequence ATGTCCCCCTCCTCGCAAGAGAGAACGTTGCTGGTCGCCGGGCCGCGCGGGTTCTGTGCCGGCGTCGAGCGGGCGATCGCCATCGTGGAGCAGTTGCTCCCGCTTGTCGAGGGTCCCCTGCACGTGCGCAAGGAAATCGTCCACAACCGGGCGGTGGT